A part of Rhodothermales bacterium genomic DNA contains:
- a CDS encoding winged helix-turn-helix transcriptional regulator, with protein MVHSEARTKGQTAASLEQKQSVAGMLEAILGCKWSVQLLGLIEGGTARPSALQRACPGLSAKVMNERLRKLTGYDIVRRDVLGDKPPVEVTYTLSTFGLRFTALLSEVRRLQDELDETSR; from the coding sequence ATGGTACACTCTGAAGCTCGGACGAAGGGTCAGACCGCTGCTTCACTAGAACAGAAGCAGTCCGTCGCCGGTATGCTCGAAGCCATTCTCGGCTGCAAGTGGTCTGTGCAACTACTGGGGCTCATCGAAGGAGGGACGGCGAGGCCCAGCGCCCTTCAGCGCGCCTGCCCGGGATTATCCGCCAAGGTGATGAACGAGCGGTTGCGGAAGCTGACTGGGTATGACATCGTGCGACGTGATGTGCTTGGAGATAAACCTCCGGTTGAAGTGACCTATACCCTCTCGACGTTTGGCCTCCGGTTCACGGCTCTCCTGAGCGAAGTACGCAGGCTACAGGATGAGCTGGACGAAACGTCGCGCTGA
- a CDS encoding protoglobin domain-containing protein, whose protein sequence is MPTTIDIPGYTYAIGAVPRSPVTPADFELMKKSVLFDENDIRLLRLSHGVVKDQVEAILDVWYGFVGSQPHLLASFTGKKDGQPLGDYLARVRARFGQWILDTAKAEYDQRWLDYQHEIGLRHHRTKKNTTDGAASTDIVPFRDLFALIFPVTFTLRPFLAAKGHSPQDVEGMYNAWLKSCLLQVTLWSYPYVKAGDF, encoded by the coding sequence ATGCCAACGACGATCGATATTCCCGGGTACACCTACGCAATAGGAGCGGTTCCTCGTTCGCCGGTGACGCCGGCTGACTTCGAACTGATGAAAAAGAGCGTTCTTTTCGATGAGAACGATATCCGTCTTCTCCGCCTTTCCCACGGCGTCGTAAAGGATCAGGTCGAGGCCATCCTCGACGTGTGGTACGGCTTCGTCGGCTCTCAGCCCCACCTGCTGGCTTCGTTCACCGGCAAGAAGGACGGCCAGCCCCTGGGCGACTACCTGGCGCGGGTGCGAGCGCGTTTCGGACAATGGATCCTGGATACGGCGAAGGCGGAGTACGATCAGCGGTGGCTCGATTACCAGCACGAAATCGGGCTGCGGCATCACCGGACCAAAAAGAATACAACCGACGGGGCCGCGTCGACCGACATTGTGCCGTTTCGGGATCTGTTTGCGCTCATATTCCCTGTGACCTTCACGCTTCGGCCTTTCCTGGCTGCAAAAGGGCATTCACCGCAGGACGTGGAGGGGATGTACAATGCCTGGCTCAAATCCTGCCTGCTACAGGTGACGTTGTGGAGTTATCCGTACGTGAAAGCGGGTGATTTCTGA
- a CDS encoding T9SS type A sorting domain-containing protein, producing the protein MKRSVPFLVMCLLFIGLSGPAEAQIANLGSFAVSGQGSLCGLAREADTGTIWVYPCFGNDVLAYSATGEAAGSVPRPGESANDVDVLITPASFVLADSTLPANTLLFVNGESGVAEVYAIDKATGVVIDTLVAGFGNDHVVGGAYHTARQTLFLVQDNVPAATVRNRIAEVDPVTGDTLHTFSVEADFSVSFGDMDVSGVTGNLFVVSSVESDIAEYTPVGEFVQLHELPAGVGSLSGIALDCAVQEAWVSSTSGTVFQLGEVPCGVPTSVETEQPTAYRISSVYPNPFTTDATITVELDRPQHARITVYDVLGRLVEVVHDGPVQAGEQPFTLSGASLPAGTYLVRLQGENFLYTQRVSRID; encoded by the coding sequence ATGAAGCGAAGCGTACCATTCCTCGTCATGTGCCTCCTGTTCATCGGGTTGTCTGGCCCGGCCGAGGCCCAGATCGCCAACCTGGGGTCATTCGCCGTATCGGGCCAGGGCAGTTTGTGTGGTCTCGCCCGCGAAGCCGACACCGGGACCATCTGGGTATACCCGTGTTTTGGCAACGATGTGTTGGCCTATTCGGCGACTGGAGAGGCGGCCGGCTCTGTGCCGCGCCCCGGCGAATCGGCCAATGATGTCGATGTGCTGATCACGCCAGCTTCGTTTGTGCTGGCGGACTCGACGCTGCCGGCTAACACGTTGCTCTTCGTTAACGGGGAGTCGGGCGTGGCGGAAGTATATGCGATCGACAAAGCCACCGGTGTCGTCATCGATACCCTCGTAGCGGGCTTTGGAAATGACCACGTGGTGGGCGGCGCCTACCACACGGCGCGTCAGACGCTCTTTCTGGTGCAGGACAACGTGCCGGCCGCGACGGTCCGCAACCGTATCGCGGAGGTCGACCCCGTCACCGGGGACACGCTGCACACGTTTAGCGTCGAGGCCGATTTCAGCGTGTCGTTTGGCGACATGGATGTGTCGGGCGTGACAGGCAATCTGTTTGTGGTGAGCAGCGTCGAGTCCGACATCGCGGAGTACACCCCCGTCGGCGAATTCGTACAGCTCCACGAGCTTCCTGCTGGAGTGGGTTCACTCAGCGGCATCGCGCTGGACTGCGCCGTGCAAGAAGCCTGGGTGTCCAGCACTTCAGGCACGGTTTTTCAGCTGGGTGAGGTGCCCTGTGGGGTGCCTACGTCCGTGGAAACAGAGCAGCCGACAGCGTATCGGATTTCCTCCGTGTACCCGAATCCGTTTACGACGGACGCGACCATCACCGTCGAACTCGACCGGCCGCAACACGCGCGGATAACGGTGTACGATGTGCTCGGCCGGCTCGTGGAGGTCGTCCATGACGGGCCTGTGCAGGCCGGCGAGCAACCGTTTACGTTATCCGGCGCATCGCTGCCCGCGGGCACCTACCTGGTGCGCCTGCAAGGGGAAAATTTCCTGTACACGCAGCGGGTGTCGCGCATCGATTGA